A single window of uncultured Methanospirillum sp. DNA harbors:
- a CDS encoding KUP/HAK/KT family potassium transporter, with protein MEQIPSLSSIIKATGLVFGDIGTSPMYTLAVLFALIPPNEEDIMGLISLIFWTLTILVTLQYSFLAMRLSHNGEGGTIVLKELLTPMLKHPASLAIVTMIAILGVSLMIGDCVITPAITILSAVEGIPLIPIMKGIDQGVLIGTAVLITLLLFWMQQRGTEKIASAFGPIMVLWFVVLFGTGLYSLIQSPHILLSLSPTYAFSFFVDNPIDAFLSLSLVILCATGGEALFADMGHLGRDPIRYAWIFVFIAILVSYLGQGAYLLRTGNAQNPLFEMVYAEAELIYIPFLLVMIMASVIASQAVISGIFSITFQAISTHLLPMLHIDYTSSHVRTQIYIDVVNWMLCASVILMLLIFQYSERLAEAYGIAVTGTMLITGILMSAIFWHTGKRLFFALSVFVTLVDLAFFISMLTKIPSGGFWSLIIAAVPFSVIIIYTTGQRTLYRTMHPMDWKTFRTRYSKAYRGASHITGTAVFFARSVDSIPPYISRTIFTSGILYKKTIIITMDITENPFGQTSSYQEEIEHGLSVLTISRGYMEVIDMMKIIHQAGIEERTIFYGMEEIVSRKILYKVFYLIKRVCPSFVQYYRLPAQKVHGVITRVEL; from the coding sequence ATGGAACAGATTCCTTCTCTATCATCGATCATCAAAGCAACAGGACTTGTTTTTGGAGATATCGGGACCAGCCCGATGTACACACTTGCTGTTCTCTTCGCCCTGATTCCTCCGAACGAGGAGGATATCATGGGGCTCATCTCACTCATCTTCTGGACACTTACCATCCTTGTTACACTTCAATATTCATTCCTTGCGATGAGGCTCTCTCACAATGGTGAGGGAGGGACGATTGTGCTGAAGGAACTCCTCACGCCGATGCTGAAACATCCGGCAAGTCTTGCGATTGTGACCATGATCGCCATACTCGGTGTCTCCCTGATGATCGGTGACTGTGTGATAACACCTGCAATTACCATCCTCTCGGCAGTAGAAGGAATACCTCTTATCCCCATAATGAAAGGAATAGATCAGGGAGTTCTGATAGGAACTGCAGTTCTTATCACCCTCCTTCTCTTCTGGATGCAGCAGCGTGGAACCGAGAAGATCGCATCAGCATTCGGACCGATTATGGTACTCTGGTTCGTGGTGCTTTTTGGAACCGGCCTCTACTCGCTCATTCAGAGCCCTCATATTCTCCTCTCACTCTCTCCGACCTATGCTTTCAGTTTTTTTGTGGACAATCCTATCGATGCATTCCTCTCATTATCACTCGTCATCCTCTGTGCCACCGGAGGAGAGGCCTTGTTTGCTGATATGGGACACCTCGGGAGAGACCCGATACGGTATGCCTGGATATTTGTCTTCATCGCGATACTTGTCTCGTACCTCGGGCAGGGTGCCTACCTTCTTCGGACCGGCAATGCACAAAATCCCCTGTTCGAGATGGTGTATGCAGAAGCTGAACTCATCTACATCCCGTTCCTTCTTGTCATGATCATGGCAAGTGTGATAGCCTCGCAGGCGGTCATCAGCGGAATATTCTCTATAACCTTTCAGGCGATCTCCACCCATCTCCTTCCGATGCTCCATATCGATTATACATCCTCACATGTCAGAACCCAGATCTACATCGATGTAGTGAACTGGATGCTCTGTGCTTCCGTTATCCTGATGCTGCTTATCTTTCAGTACTCTGAAAGACTGGCAGAGGCCTACGGTATCGCAGTCACGGGAACCATGCTCATCACCGGGATATTGATGTCCGCAATATTCTGGCACACGGGAAAGAGGCTCTTCTTTGCCCTCTCGGTATTTGTTACTCTGGTGGATCTTGCATTCTTCATCTCGATGCTGACCAAGATCCCGTCAGGAGGATTCTGGTCCCTGATAATTGCAGCAGTACCGTTCTCTGTTATCATCATTTACACAACAGGGCAGAGGACATTGTACCGCACAATGCACCCGATGGACTGGAAGACCTTCAGAACCAGATATTCAAAGGCTTATCGGGGGGCCAGTCATATCACAGGGACTGCAGTGTTCTTTGCCAGATCGGTGGACAGCATTCCGCCGTACATATCCCGGACCATCTTCACCAGCGGTATCCTGTACAAAAAGACGATCATCATTACCATGGATATCACAGAGAATCCGTTCGGACAGACCTCCTCATATCAGGAGGAGATCGAGCACGGTCTCTCGGTTCTTACAATTTCACGCGGATATATGGAAGTGATAGACATGATGAAGATCATCCATCAGGCAGGCATCGAGGAGCGGACAATATTCTATGGAATGGAAGAGATTGTAAGCAGGAAGATCCTGTATAAAGTATTCTATCTTATCAAGCGGGTATGTCCCTCGTTTGTTCAGTACTACCGATTGCCAGCCCAGAAAGTACACGGGGTCATCACCAGGGTCGAGTTATAA
- a CDS encoding NAD-binding protein: MNIFKKLIIRVRTRITHSYRLQLILYMTAFFLVILSYVLIFWYYYPIYEGQNVSLMKSLLFVMETITTVGYGEFVPFKTDEMAFVAIMIMASGIVAFFGIINILITPMIQSRIRPVPPQKLPFSPRDHVVIFGYSRVIQEVIDNLKVIGTTVVLIEADQDQALQLASKMAPDIHVIWGDYHEEKTWKAAGVAQAGYIILFLEERISARVTLGIKKISSTEIIAVITDNSLEKYLKICGADQVISTKDILGAITALHALLNVDPEILADSDLMKDVLTKTSTVLGSCQITRIPVIRKSRAIGKTLGELHLPEEYQFTSFAVLDKGDVVLFPPDSYVVRESTVLILLGNNSNLFRMVMEQFITPHKKQLTAIIAGYGDMGMMIGRDLTKLGISTRTIDADASSHPTVLGSAEKEEILIEAGVKNAHFLLVVTNDDDINLFTTLMARELNPDLTIFCRANDPESVSWMYQAGADYVINVPTIIAQALGRLILYDSSQVLMNMRGQNLLIVRYHDIKKTEVSSTDAIRAATGSVVIAVDHAGALIFPGDRDHMIVPGDAVYAFGTPDQISRFIDYL; this comes from the coding sequence ATGAATATCTTCAAAAAGCTGATCATACGAGTCAGGACCCGAATCACCCATTCGTACCGGTTGCAGTTGATACTCTACATGACTGCATTTTTCCTGGTCATACTCTCGTATGTGCTGATCTTCTGGTACTATTATCCGATTTACGAGGGTCAGAACGTCTCCCTGATGAAATCGCTCCTCTTTGTCATGGAGACGATCACCACCGTCGGGTACGGGGAATTTGTTCCGTTCAAAACAGATGAGATGGCATTTGTTGCCATCATGATCATGGCATCCGGTATCGTCGCATTCTTCGGGATCATCAATATTCTAATCACCCCGATGATACAATCACGGATCCGGCCGGTACCTCCGCAAAAGCTCCCGTTTAGCCCCAGGGATCACGTGGTGATCTTCGGGTACTCACGGGTTATCCAGGAGGTCATAGACAACCTGAAAGTTATCGGCACCACTGTGGTTCTCATAGAAGCAGACCAGGACCAGGCATTGCAGTTGGCATCGAAGATGGCTCCCGATATCCATGTTATCTGGGGCGATTACCACGAAGAGAAAACATGGAAGGCAGCAGGAGTTGCACAGGCAGGATATATCATCCTCTTTCTTGAAGAGCGGATCAGTGCCAGGGTAACGCTCGGTATCAAAAAGATCTCTTCAACAGAGATCATAGCGGTGATAACAGACAACTCGCTTGAGAAATATCTCAAGATATGCGGAGCAGACCAGGTCATCTCAACAAAGGATATCCTCGGTGCCATAACTGCCCTGCATGCCCTGCTCAATGTTGACCCGGAAATACTTGCAGACAGTGACCTGATGAAGGATGTACTGACCAAGACCTCAACTGTTCTTGGTTCATGCCAGATCACACGGATTCCGGTGATCAGAAAGAGTCGGGCGATTGGGAAAACCTTAGGCGAACTCCACCTTCCTGAAGAATATCAGTTTACGTCTTTTGCTGTTCTAGACAAAGGTGATGTAGTCCTTTTCCCCCCTGATTCATATGTTGTCAGGGAATCAACGGTCCTGATTCTCCTTGGCAATAATTCAAATCTCTTCAGGATGGTGATGGAGCAGTTCATCACGCCCCATAAAAAACAACTCACTGCCATCATCGCGGGTTACGGAGACATGGGAATGATGATCGGGCGTGACCTTACGAAACTTGGAATTTCCACGCGGACCATCGATGCAGATGCCTCATCACATCCAACCGTTCTTGGAAGTGCAGAGAAAGAGGAGATCCTGATAGAAGCAGGAGTAAAAAACGCTCACTTCCTTCTCGTGGTAACGAATGATGACGATATCAACCTCTTCACCACCCTGATGGCACGTGAACTGAACCCTGATCTCACAATATTCTGCAGGGCAAATGATCCGGAATCGGTCTCCTGGATGTACCAGGCCGGTGCTGATTATGTCATCAATGTCCCGACCATCATCGCCCAGGCACTCGGTCGCCTGATCCTCTATGACTCATCACAGGTACTGATGAACATGCGAGGCCAAAACCTCCTGATTGTCCGGTATCATGACATCAAAAAGACCGAGGTCAGTTCTACTGATGCCATACGGGCAGCAACAGGATCAGTCGTAATTGCCGTGGATCACGCAGGAGCCCTAATCTTTCCCGGAGACCGTGATCACATGATTGTCCCGGGAGATGCGGTGTATGCATTCGGAACACCGGATCAGATCAGCCGGTTTATTGATTATCTCTGA
- a CDS encoding KUP/HAK/KT family potassium transporter, producing the protein MEPLPSAASVKKAAGLVFGDIGTSPIYTLAVLYLFIEPTRANIMGTISLIFWTLTVMVTVQYTILAMKLSQTGEGGTLVLKGILLPLIRHPRSASIFTLLAILGISLMIGECVITPAISILSAVEGIRQIPGMESIAQEWLILLAIIIACWLFYFQRKGTEGVSDTFGPIMIIWFVALFLTGLFSIILSPEIITAINPIYAAKFFLHNGIHGFFAMSLIVLCATGAEALFADMGHLGREPIRYAWILVFISVLSSYLGQAAFLLRHSNVGNPLFQMVFTEIEILYIPFLILMIAATVIASQAVISGIFSIIYQAITTHLLPMLHIDYTSDELRTQIYINTVNWLLCIAVILVLLMFQYSDRLANAYGLAVTGTMSITGTFMISIFLARKQYLHAGVAILVTSLDITYFLSTFSKVTHGGYLSLIIASIPFSIILIYTHGQKALYRAMHPMTQDQFLRRYTRAYFSGRHLKGTAIFFARSIESVPTYISRTMFNNEIIYHNNVLVSIDITEKPYGLEYNVAKEIAPGLATLSVRYGYMQVIDLMFIIRQAGIEEKTIFYGMEEIVTRNLIWQIFYLIKRLCPSFVQYYRLPPHKVHGVVTRVEM; encoded by the coding sequence ATGGAGCCTCTCCCTTCGGCAGCGTCAGTTAAAAAAGCAGCAGGTCTTGTCTTCGGTGATATCGGCACGAGTCCGATCTATACCCTTGCTGTTCTTTACCTTTTCATCGAGCCCACCCGTGCCAATATTATGGGAACGATCTCGCTGATCTTCTGGACGCTGACCGTGATGGTGACCGTGCAGTACACCATCCTGGCTATGAAACTCTCACAGACCGGAGAAGGGGGAACTCTTGTACTGAAAGGAATTCTGCTCCCGCTCATCAGGCATCCACGTTCGGCATCAATATTTACTCTTCTTGCCATCCTCGGTATCTCTCTGATGATCGGAGAATGTGTCATAACCCCTGCAATCAGTATCCTGTCAGCAGTTGAGGGTATCAGGCAGATCCCGGGCATGGAGAGCATCGCCCAGGAATGGCTTATTCTTCTTGCAATCATCATCGCGTGCTGGTTGTTTTACTTTCAGCGAAAAGGAACCGAAGGAGTCTCTGATACCTTCGGACCGATTATGATCATATGGTTTGTGGCTCTTTTTCTCACCGGGCTCTTCTCGATCATCTTAAGCCCTGAGATCATCACTGCCATCAATCCGATATATGCAGCCAAGTTCTTCCTGCATAACGGGATTCACGGGTTTTTTGCAATGTCCCTTATTGTCCTCTGTGCAACCGGTGCTGAGGCGCTCTTCGCAGACATGGGCCATCTGGGCAGGGAGCCGATACGATATGCCTGGATTCTGGTTTTTATCTCGGTGCTTTCATCTTACCTCGGCCAGGCAGCATTCCTTCTTAGACATTCTAATGTGGGGAATCCTCTCTTCCAGATGGTCTTCACTGAGATAGAAATTCTGTATATTCCATTCCTTATCCTGATGATTGCTGCAACCGTGATTGCTTCCCAGGCGGTCATCAGCGGAATCTTCTCGATCATCTACCAGGCGATCACCACCCATCTTCTCCCGATGCTCCACATCGATTATACATCTGACGAACTCAGGACCCAGATCTATATCAACACGGTAAACTGGCTGTTATGCATCGCTGTGATCCTGGTACTTCTGATGTTCCAGTATTCAGACCGGCTTGCAAATGCCTACGGCCTGGCAGTCACCGGAACGATGTCCATAACCGGGACATTCATGATCTCAATCTTCCTTGCGAGAAAGCAGTATCTGCATGCAGGGGTTGCTATCCTGGTCACATCCCTTGATATAACCTACTTCCTGTCCACATTCAGTAAGGTCACTCATGGCGGGTACCTCTCACTGATCATCGCCTCAATACCCTTCTCGATCATCCTGATCTACACCCATGGACAGAAGGCATTATACCGGGCCATGCACCCGATGACCCAGGATCAGTTTTTGCGAAGATACACCCGGGCATATTTCAGTGGCAGGCATCTGAAAGGGACAGCGATATTCTTTGCACGATCTATTGAGAGTGTCCCAACGTACATCTCACGGACGATGTTCAACAATGAGATCATCTATCACAACAACGTCCTTGTCTCTATAGATATCACCGAGAAGCCGTATGGACTTGAGTACAATGTCGCCAAAGAGATTGCACCAGGCCTTGCCACACTCTCGGTCAGATACGGGTATATGCAGGTTATCGACCTGATGTTCATTATTCGTCAGGCAGGGATAGAGGAGAAAACGATCTTCTATGGGATGGAAGAGATTGTGACCAGGAATCTGATCTGGCAGATCTTCTATCTGATCAAACGACTCTGCCCTTCATTTGTTCAGTACTACCGGCTCCCACCTCATAAGGTTCACGGGGTTGTCACAAGAGTAGAGATGTAG
- a CDS encoding metallophosphoesterase, with amino-acid sequence MKQIFKQPDKTYLTISTKEEHTGFMKFRWFFIAIFVIIVVVLFQICVTAEPDQGTTSSKASNTTSYSIVHLSDTQNLATGYHDTYNYTFTYLDSIRDRYNISAIIITGDLVNTFDSREEWDAYAAAVNKTSIPIYVTAGNHDTNYGKDDRYYSAYTGNTDRYSITTLNDFNLVTIPYVKKTLPSKDFSNIRQTLNQSPHQLTLIATHYYMDMNGSVSRLGRDINANIIQGPTIIMAGHKRAHFVKTEQIDQYPVVEEITNFQNGINGPTGKDYSAGTLYTVTADNRTITRVSARTIGIYPDQACGPDHIIYPLDSGNSESGHIRFE; translated from the coding sequence ATGAAGCAGATATTTAAACAACCAGACAAAACCTACCTGACGATCTCCACAAAAGAGGAACATACAGGTTTTATGAAGTTCAGATGGTTTTTTATCGCTATTTTCGTAATTATTGTCGTAGTACTCTTCCAGATATGTGTCACAGCCGAACCGGATCAGGGAACTACCAGCTCAAAAGCATCAAACACCACATCATACTCCATTGTGCATCTGTCAGATACGCAGAACCTTGCGACCGGGTACCATGACACCTATAACTACACCTTTACCTACCTCGATTCAATCAGAGACAGGTACAATATTTCGGCAATAATCATCACCGGGGATCTTGTGAATACCTTTGATAGCAGGGAGGAATGGGATGCGTATGCAGCTGCAGTCAATAAGACCTCAATTCCGATCTATGTAACCGCTGGAAATCATGACACCAATTATGGGAAAGATGACCGGTACTACTCAGCCTATACCGGGAATACAGATCGGTACTCTATCACCACACTCAATGACTTCAATCTTGTCACTATTCCGTATGTTAAAAAGACCCTCCCATCCAAAGACTTCAGCAATATCAGACAAACTCTCAACCAGTCACCACATCAACTGACTCTTATAGCAACCCATTATTACATGGATATGAACGGGAGTGTATCGCGACTCGGCAGAGATATCAATGCAAATATTATCCAGGGGCCGACGATTATCATGGCCGGGCATAAACGTGCTCATTTTGTCAAAACCGAACAAATAGATCAATATCCGGTGGTCGAAGAGATAACCAATTTCCAGAACGGGATCAATGGGCCGACCGGAAAGGATTACTCAGCAGGAACTTTGTATACAGTAACTGCAGACAACAGAACGATCACCAGGGTATCGGCACGGACCATCGGAATATATCCTGATCAGGCATGCGGACCAGATCATATCATCTATCCCCTGGATTCAGGCAACTCAGAATCCGGCCACATAAGATTTGAATGA
- a CDS encoding PKD domain-containing protein — MYSYTRRITTLFLCLVLLVSFGVVGCGADNKIIAPGFENFLNYSLSNIPEPEEIIIPPPSVNNTKNLLSAQTRNDTIQVVSAQSFAVSGMETMASAVLVPISPTPEGSGYYYFNPTGTDPSYYIYESGTYTLQDGFSTNNTSAIWIGASDVTLEGNAQSIYGNFENTGILSSGERNVTVRDFAGIREFYFGIDSFSDQVSFINNSISDNDYNGINATGTDIIMTQNTLYNNSNFGSYMYSTGAMVTKNSVHDNMFGMGCYGNNSIIDGNEVVKNGYFGVAVTGIGAIIRGNEISQSRENLHIMGDDSIITQNTISSATSWFGYGIYSYGENLTFSENTLNNNGFGLVAMGNSCLVRNNRAYTNQNGIGIMGNNGTISDNIIRDTADFGIEILGYDSTIINNIISNVSIGAAIIDLPNTTITGNHIDKTSQYCIFINAYEDTTGEGKIYNNYFGSETNIGGSKNFSKFHYIWTNPAGPQPGTNVVGGPFIAGNYWSNQNGTGWSDKQTPSVTGYSTTPYEVVLKSGIYDTAPLIPQKTVTINASVNDWAVITPNGNSSYRSYTNQTFIIQAKPGADVTDLVVDSVSKSNVTTWTFTELTDDHTIRAIANATPGQVHVFFNASDRYGEKPLTVSFSSEQSLGSPTSWFWQFGDGTTNTTRNPIHSYEIPGTYTVTLRALNSQTGGYAVWNNYITVTDGPVPEPTQTPVPGNIITQFSAYPAAGNAPLVVDFRDLSSGNPISWVWDFGDGAQSSLQNTSHTYTTKGSYPVTLSATNSNYGASLMIPNAIVVT, encoded by the coding sequence ATGTACTCATATACCAGACGTATTACAACTCTATTTCTCTGTCTGGTACTCCTAGTATCTTTCGGGGTAGTTGGTTGTGGAGCTGACAACAAGATTATTGCACCAGGTTTTGAAAATTTTCTGAATTATTCTCTGTCAAATATTCCGGAGCCTGAAGAGATCATAATTCCTCCGCCATCGGTAAACAATACCAAAAACCTGTTATCAGCCCAGACACGAAACGATACCATTCAGGTTGTTTCAGCACAATCATTTGCTGTTTCTGGTATGGAAACGATGGCTAGTGCAGTCCTGGTTCCTATCTCTCCTACTCCGGAAGGGAGTGGATATTATTATTTTAATCCCACCGGAACGGATCCAAGTTACTATATCTATGAGTCTGGAACCTACACACTTCAAGACGGTTTTTCTACAAATAATACATCAGCAATATGGATCGGGGCTTCAGATGTGACTCTTGAAGGAAATGCACAGTCAATTTACGGTAATTTTGAAAATACCGGGATACTGAGTTCTGGAGAACGAAATGTGACGGTCAGGGATTTCGCCGGCATCAGAGAATTTTACTTTGGTATTGATTCTTTTAGCGATCAGGTATCTTTCATTAATAATTCGATATCAGATAACGACTATAACGGGATCAATGCAACCGGAACCGATATCATAATGACTCAAAATACCCTGTATAACAACAGTAATTTTGGAAGTTACATGTATAGCACCGGTGCAATGGTGACAAAAAATTCAGTTCATGACAATATGTTCGGAATGGGATGTTACGGTAATAACTCAATAATTGATGGGAATGAGGTTGTTAAAAATGGATATTTTGGTGTTGCTGTTACAGGTATCGGAGCCATAATAAGAGGTAATGAGATCAGCCAGAGCCGCGAAAATCTGCATATTATGGGAGATGATTCAATAATTACACAAAATACCATCTCCTCAGCAACCAGTTGGTTTGGATATGGTATTTATTCATATGGAGAAAATCTGACATTCTCTGAAAATACTTTGAATAATAATGGATTCGGGTTAGTAGCAATGGGAAACTCATGTTTAGTCAGAAACAACAGAGCATATACAAATCAAAATGGCATTGGAATTATGGGAAATAACGGCACAATTTCTGATAATATTATCCGTGACACAGCAGATTTTGGCATAGAAATACTTGGTTACGACTCTACAATCATTAACAATATTATCTCAAATGTATCAATCGGAGCAGCAATCATAGATCTACCCAATACAACCATTACAGGTAACCATATCGATAAAACTAGCCAATATTGCATTTTTATAAATGCATATGAAGACACAACCGGAGAAGGGAAAATTTACAACAATTACTTTGGAAGTGAAACAAATATTGGCGGATCGAAGAATTTCAGTAAATTTCATTATATCTGGACAAACCCTGCAGGTCCACAACCTGGAACAAATGTTGTAGGAGGTCCCTTTATTGCCGGCAACTACTGGAGTAATCAGAACGGAACAGGATGGTCTGATAAGCAGACTCCCTCTGTTACCGGGTATTCTACCACACCATACGAAGTAGTATTAAAATCTGGAATATACGATACTGCACCGCTCATTCCCCAGAAAACAGTAACCATTAATGCTTCTGTAAATGACTGGGCAGTCATTACACCCAATGGGAATAGTTCTTATCGATCATATACGAACCAGACATTTATCATCCAGGCAAAGCCCGGTGCTGACGTTACTGATCTCGTTGTAGACTCTGTATCCAAATCAAACGTAACCACCTGGACCTTTACTGAACTGACTGATGATCACACAATTCGGGCGATCGCAAATGCAACACCCGGTCAGGTTCATGTATTCTTTAATGCTTCAGATCGGTACGGGGAGAAACCTCTGACTGTCTCGTTCTCATCAGAGCAGTCTCTTGGCTCACCTACCTCATGGTTCTGGCAGTTCGGGGATGGAACAACTAATACAACCCGGAACCCGATTCATTCATACGAGATTCCGGGAACATACACAGTGACATTACGTGCCCTCAATAGCCAGACAGGGGGTTATGCGGTCTGGAACAATTACATTACCGTGACAGACGGGCCTGTTCCAGAGCCAACTCAGACTCCGGTTCCAGGTAATATCATCACACAATTCTCTGCATATCCGGCAGCAGGAAATGCGCCACTCGTCGTTGACTTCAGGGATTTAAGTTCTGGAAACCCGATCTCATGGGTATGGGACTTTGGGGACGGGGCACAATCTTCACTGCAGAACACATCCCATACATATACAACAAAAGGTTCATATCCAGTTACATTGTCTGCAACCAATTCAAATTATGGTGCCAGCCTGATGATTCCAAATGCAATAGTTGTAACCTAA
- a CDS encoding amino acid permease, translating into MKPLPDTDSSLPKTASLNLRQIIALYIGSVLGSGILLLPGLTAELAGPASLLAWLIMSLLAIPMALTMGLLSIKLPHAGGVSHFVSRAFNPAIGSLVGYYFLLSAIMAVPVIALTGAGYTCSAFGLGDSARIPVTACILAIGLLSNYLGMKLTGQIQLAVVVATIGILVGAVLGSLHSIDPANMTPFLPHGWISVGHSATLIFWCFLGWEAISHVTEEFEDPRRDVLKGTIIASVLISILYLATVGAVIGTHSYGPGISEVSLIHLIGIAAGQNGMFITGFVTLFITIAPSIAYIGAASRLAYTLAQNGSAPQRLSLLSRRYSTPVGGLLFLMVCFAVILLVYSTGIVSLATLIQIPNATFILTYLGGSAAGLVLLKESGLGRIVSGISFLLTGAILFFVGWAIVWPVLVTIAWWIYRTITIKDLKAFYQNRI; encoded by the coding sequence ATGAAACCTCTGCCAGATACTGACTCATCACTTCCTAAAACCGCATCTCTCAATCTTCGACAGATAATAGCCCTCTATATCGGTTCGGTTCTGGGCTCCGGGATTCTTCTGCTTCCCGGGCTTACGGCAGAACTAGCAGGACCGGCATCACTGCTGGCCTGGCTTATCATGAGCCTTCTTGCGATCCCGATGGCTCTGACCATGGGGTTGCTCTCAATTAAACTTCCTCATGCCGGCGGTGTTTCGCATTTTGTCTCGCGAGCATTCAATCCGGCTATCGGATCGCTGGTAGGCTATTATTTCCTGTTATCAGCGATCATGGCTGTCCCGGTAATAGCCCTCACCGGTGCAGGATACACTTGCAGTGCCTTTGGCCTTGGTGATTCAGCCCGCATTCCGGTCACGGCCTGCATTCTTGCTATCGGTCTCCTCTCCAATTATCTAGGTATGAAACTGACCGGGCAGATTCAGCTGGCAGTTGTGGTGGCAACGATCGGCATTCTTGTCGGGGCAGTTCTTGGTAGTCTTCATTCGATAGATCCTGCAAATATGACGCCGTTTCTGCCACACGGATGGATCAGTGTGGGACATTCTGCGACCCTGATCTTCTGGTGTTTTCTCGGATGGGAGGCTATATCCCATGTAACTGAAGAGTTTGAGGATCCCCGGCGTGATGTCCTGAAGGGAACGATCATTGCATCGGTCCTGATCAGTATCCTGTACCTGGCAACGGTGGGTGCTGTCATCGGAACCCACAGTTACGGGCCGGGAATATCTGAAGTCTCTTTGATACATCTGATTGGAATCGCTGCCGGACAGAATGGGATGTTTATCACCGGGTTTGTCACGCTTTTTATCACGATAGCACCGTCAATTGCATATATCGGTGCTGCCTCACGGCTCGCATATACTCTTGCACAGAACGGTAGTGCCCCTCAAAGGCTCTCCCTTCTTTCCCGCCGGTACTCAACACCAGTGGGCGGACTGCTATTTCTCATGGTGTGTTTCGCAGTGATCCTTCTGGTATACAGCACAGGAATTGTCTCTCTTGCAACTCTTATCCAGATCCCGAATGCGACATTTATTCTCACGTACCTCGGGGGATCTGCTGCAGGGCTTGTTCTACTCAAAGAGAGCGGTCTTGGAAGGATAGTGAGCGGGATCTCGTTTCTTCTCACCGGTGCAATATTGTTTTTTGTGGGATGGGCCATTGTCTGGCCGGTTCTTGTAACGATAGCCTGGTGGATATACCGGACAATCACTATCAAAGATCTGAAGGCCTTCTATCAGAATAGAATATAA